The sequence aaccctaaatctccccccaaaaaaaaaattaaaaataaaaaatagaaaagccaAATTGCAAACCTTCTCGCGAATCAGGAATCGAGCAACCCACGACCTCCTCAGACTTCACCGGAGAAGGAAGCTCCTTTTCGCAGCCATTCTTCCCATAAACCGTGACATCGAAGCCACGATCACCATCAAAGACGAAGACAACGAAATCCCCATCGGTTATCGAGTGTGCTTCCGCGAATGACTCCCATCCACCCCTAAAAAACAAGCTTCCATCCAATTTATCAACCCTAACACGCCAGGCACCACCTCCATTGCTGCTTCTGAGCAAGGACCTCACTCTCCCCTTCAAATGCTTTGCAAAACACGGCGGAATCCtctacaacaacaagaagatcaGCAGAGATAGGACATCAAGAGAAGAACGGATCGAAGGACAAAGAGATCACCATCGACGACTTGAAGTCTCCGACCATCACTTTGAAGAAGGAGAcagtgttcttcttcttcttcttcggggGCTTCGCCATCGACGGAGCTCGCGAGTCACTGAGTCCCGAGGAGCGCGTTGCTTCTTATAACCGTGTTGGTATTGGCTCGCGCCATCGTCCTCGCGATTCGTGACTGATATAAATGGACGGTGATGATGaactctttctttatttattatcattatttttctttacatCTACAACCCTATCAAGTTTTAAATTACATATTCACCTGCACAAACTTATCAGTAATTAACAAtagcttatttttattatatatttttaaaatttaagtattttgtgattttaaatttgaatgacaagcaagaaataaaacataaaatataataattaataatatttggaAAGTGAGAGAAGGGCAAGTAATTTAGATATTTTCAGGGGGTGGAAAGTAAAAACTTCTTACAAGAACCAAAACAACATGGAATAAAAGTCTTAACAAAAGTTTGCATTGCATATATCTAACTTGGCTGCCAGAAATAAACATTCATTCtgatctctttcttctttccaATCAGCTCGAACAAACAAATATCACCTTCCTTTAACTTGTTATCGATGACGAACCGTTTCCATTGGCCGGTAAATCCGGTTATATTCTTCTGGACAAGATAATTAACCGCCCAGCTCCGTTCCCCGCCCGGAGTTTGCAGAAGAATGATCTGAGATGTATTAGGAAGGCGCCGCACAAAGCCACTGGGGATTGTCTGCAGTTGAAAAAAATGCCGATAATGAGAATGTATAATGCAGCATGAAAGCGTAAACCGAAAGAATGCGAGACACAGGTTTATATATGCAAGTCCATACTCACTTTGCTAATAGATATAAAACTATTAGTTACTCGGATAGACAATAATGAGAGACCCAGGTACATATATTCAAGTACAAACTCTCTACATTAATAGATATAGAAGTATTAATTAGTTACTCCAATAGACAATAACGAGAGACCAAGGTTTATAAATTCACTCCATAAATTCACTCCATTAACAGATATAGAACTATTTATCACTTTGAAAGACAATAATGAGAGACCAGATTTATATATTCAAGTTCAAAGTCACTTCGCTAACAGATATAGAACTATCAGTTACTCGGATAGACAATAACGAGAGACCCAGGTTTATATATTCACTCCATTAACAAATATAGAACTTTTAGTCACTTCGACAGACAATAATAAGAGACCCAGGTTTAAGTCCAAACTCACTCCGTCAACAGATATAGAACTATTAGTCACTTCGATAGACAGAGAGACCCAGGCTGATATATTCAAGTTTAAAGTCACTATGTTAACGGATACAGAACTATTAGTTACTCCTATAGACAATAATGAGAAACttagatttatatattcaaGTCCAAACCCACTACATTAACAAATATAGAACTATTTAGTTACTCCAATAGACGATAATGGTAACATAGGCATCAGTGGATTCATCATGCCAATTGTAACTTTGGGTTGGGAAATGAGTATTTTGGATGAAACTCTGGGCAAATTCATTAAGATACTTCAACATGATAAATCATGGAAATTTATCAGTGCTAAGATTGTATTTTTTGACAATATGTTGCAAAATGTGGTCTAAGATTCTTTATGTTGCAATCTGTCTTTATGTCAAAACAAACAGATGGTAATGTATCATGAACATATGGATCAAGACTTCTCTTGGAAATTGAAAGAATGACATAAAACAGAGACAACATACTAAGAAACATCTGTTTGAGACATGAGTCAAATGCATGATGGAAACGAAGAATGGATATTTCGGCCTAACAGATCGAACAAGCTGCACCAAACTCTTCTTTTCCAAAGCAGTGCAATGTTTCTTTCTCGATACGATGATGTTTCCAAGATTGAATTTTCTCGGCATGGCCAATTCAACTTGAGCCTCTGAGTTGATACCTAAACAATTCTTACAGTCAGAGAAAGACCGAAAAAAACTGAtacatagaaaaatatatatcaagcaCACTCACAAGGTCTCCCGGGCTTTCTCTTCTTGTTCAACAATACATCATCAATCTTATGTGAGGAATTCCTCTCTGATTGATTAGCTCTGTGATTAAGCTCACATTGAACACCTTCAGAGCTACTTGAAGAATCACATTCAATCACTGTAGGACTACAAAAAGGAGTATTAATAATCTCAACAGAGTTATCATCTCTCTCAACGCATCCAATATtccttttcttgttgtttttcttaataaaataagCTGAAACTTTCTCACATCCAGTACCATCCATGACCAGGACATCAAAACAAGATTTTCCATTATATTTGAACATCAAAACATCACCAATTTCCAAACAATGAGCCTCCACAAACTCCTTCCATCCATTTCTAAACCACAAGGCCCCATCCCTCTCTTCAATTCTCACATTCCATGAATTCCCAATTGGATCTTTCAACTCAATGTTTTGGGACACAACTTTGCAGAAATTACTGGTGAGTTTCTCTGGTATGCTCTAAATATCAACAAGAATAATCCAAGTGAAAACAGTAACTTTTGTTAAATTGATTATTTACAAGAAAAGATGAATGTTTTACCATTTGCTTGGAGAAGTCACCATTCATGGTTTTGAAGAAGTGGATGCACTTGGCATGGTCCCAAAAGTAGTGTTCTCTCCACTTCTTGCAGCTCTCACAATTATCCACCATTTTCTGCTGAAAAGAAggatcaaaaacaaaattttcataatgcATAAAACAGAGTgattaacagaaaaaaaaaaaaaaaaggaaatttacAGGAAAAAAGTTTTGGGATGATGAGCTTCCCCTGTTTGCACTTCCACTGAGAAATGAAGAATTTCCAACTTACAAAGCTGGTTATATGAGTTGAAGGAAATGCTGTTTGATGACATGGCAGTGTTGGATATGAATGGGTCCCATTTTTTACCTTATTAAAAGCAATATTTAGTTGCCACGTCATCGAGAAGGCTGAATGGTAA comes from Dioscorea cayenensis subsp. rotundata cultivar TDr96_F1 chromosome 15, TDr96_F1_v2_PseudoChromosome.rev07_lg8_w22 25.fasta, whole genome shotgun sequence and encodes:
- the LOC120277792 gene encoding putative B3 domain-containing protein Os03g0621600, translated to MVDNCESCKKWREHYFWDHAKCIHFFKTMNGDFSKQMSIPEKLTSNFCKVVSQNIELKDPIGNSWNVRIEERDGALWFRNGWKEFVEAHCLEIGDVLMFKYNGKSCFDVLVMDGTGCEKVSAYFIKKNNKKRNIGCVERDDNSVEIINTPFCSPTVIECDSSSSSEGVQCELNHRANQSERNSSHKIDDVLLNKKRKPGRPCINSEAQVELAMPRKFNLGNIIVSRKKHCTALEKKSLVQLVRSVRPKYPFFVSIMHLTHVSNRCFLTIPSGFVRRLPNTSQIILLQTPGGERSWAVNYLVQKNITGFTGQWKRFVIDNKLKEGDICLFELIGKKKEIRMNVYFWQPSEYRIPPCFAKHLKGRVRSLLRSSNGGGAWRVRVDKLDGSLFFRGGWESFAEAHSITDGDFVVFVFDGDRGFDVTVYGKNGCEKELPSPVKSEEVVGCSIPDSREVDSALVHVRSSKTVDKEGIIEAVGDFKTVHPHFFGVCRKTRLNHMTVPKPVVRECGLFEKRSVILRDSLGCSWAVKVKSRKDGRVDFATGWSTFRREKGLVYGDVCLFEFVQAGKVINVHIFRTKKEIAEPKSENHIEPQKRPLADNGGQSAFRAAKSFKSKHSHFIVSWKRAYKYKVRIPMVHVKIHRLDKKHKMIVYDPHGKSWPVELHARPKRGTDLSSGWHNVCNANNLQEGDACIFEFISADAIRLHIFRSGKVKEQQNSDSKPCITVPLP